In Macaca fascicularis isolate 582-1 chromosome 15, T2T-MFA8v1.1, one genomic interval encodes:
- the SET gene encoding protein SET isoform X1: MAPKRQSPLLPQKKKPRPPPALGPEETSASAGLPKKGEKEQQEAIEHIDEVQNEIDRLNEQASEEILKVEQKYNKLRQPFFQKRSELIAKIPNFWVTTFVNHPQVSALLGEEDEEALHYLTRVEVTEFEDIKSGYRIDFYFDENPYFENKVLSKEFHLNESGDPSSKSTEIKWKSGKDLTKRSSQTQNKASRKRQHEEPESFFTWFTDHSDAGADELGEVIKDDIWPNPLQYYLVPDMDDEEGEGEEDDDDDEEEEGLEDIDEEGDEDEGEEDEDDDEGEEGEEDEGEDD, encoded by the exons ATGGCCCCTAAACGCCAGTCTCCACTCCTGCCTCAAAAGAAGAAACCAAGACCACCGCCTGCTCTGGGACCGGAGGAGACATCAGCCTCTGCAGGCTTGCCGAAGAAGGGAG aaaaagaacagcaagaaGCAATTGAACACATTGATGAAGTACAAAATGAAATAGACAG ACTTAATGAACAAGCCAGTGAGGAGATTTTGAAAGTAGAACAGAAATATAACAAACTCCGCCAACCATTTTTTCAGAAGAGGTCAGAATTGATCGCCAAAATCCCAAATTTTTGGGTAACAACATTTGTCAACCATCCACAAG TGTCTGCACTGCTTGGGGAGGAAGACGAAGAGGCACTGCATTATTTGACCAGAGTTGAAGTGACAGAATTTGAAGATATTAAATCAGGTTACAGAATAGATTTT TATTTTGATGAAAATCCttactttgaaaataaagttcTCTCCAAAGAATTTCATCTGAATGAGAGTGGTGATCCATCTTCAAAGTCCACcgaaatcaaatggaaatctgGAAAG GATTTGACGAAACGTTCAAGTCAAACGCAGAATAAAGCCAGCAGGAAGAGGCAGCATGAGGAACCAGAGAGCTTCTTTACCTGGTTTACTGACCATTCTGATGCAGGTGCTGATGAGTTAGGAGAGGTCATCAAAGATGATATTTGGCCAAACCCATTACAGTACTACTTG GTTCCTGATATGGAtgatgaagaaggagaaggagaagaagatgatgatgatgatgaagaggaggaaggattAGAAGATATTGATGAAGAAGGGGATGAGGATGAAggtgaagaagatgaagatgatgatgaaggggaggaaggagag
- the SET gene encoding protein SET isoform X2, with product MSAPAAKVSKKELNSNHDGADETSEKEQQEAIEHIDEVQNEIDRLNEQASEEILKVEQKYNKLRQPFFQKRSELIAKIPNFWVTTFVNHPQVSALLGEEDEEALHYLTRVEVTEFEDIKSGYRIDFYFDENPYFENKVLSKEFHLNESGDPSSKSTEIKWKSGKDLTKRSSQTQNKASRKRQHEEPESFFTWFTDHSDAGADELGEVIKDDIWPNPLQYYLVPDMDDEEGEGEEDDDDDEEEEGLEDIDEEGDEDEGEEDEDDDEGEEGEEDEGEDD from the exons ATGTCGGCGCCGGCGGCCAAAGTCAGTAAAAAGGAGCTCAACTCCAACCACGACGGGGCCGACGAGACCTCAG aaaaagaacagcaagaaGCAATTGAACACATTGATGAAGTACAAAATGAAATAGACAG ACTTAATGAACAAGCCAGTGAGGAGATTTTGAAAGTAGAACAGAAATATAACAAACTCCGCCAACCATTTTTTCAGAAGAGGTCAGAATTGATCGCCAAAATCCCAAATTTTTGGGTAACAACATTTGTCAACCATCCACAAG TGTCTGCACTGCTTGGGGAGGAAGACGAAGAGGCACTGCATTATTTGACCAGAGTTGAAGTGACAGAATTTGAAGATATTAAATCAGGTTACAGAATAGATTTT TATTTTGATGAAAATCCttactttgaaaataaagttcTCTCCAAAGAATTTCATCTGAATGAGAGTGGTGATCCATCTTCAAAGTCCACcgaaatcaaatggaaatctgGAAAG GATTTGACGAAACGTTCAAGTCAAACGCAGAATAAAGCCAGCAGGAAGAGGCAGCATGAGGAACCAGAGAGCTTCTTTACCTGGTTTACTGACCATTCTGATGCAGGTGCTGATGAGTTAGGAGAGGTCATCAAAGATGATATTTGGCCAAACCCATTACAGTACTACTTG GTTCCTGATATGGAtgatgaagaaggagaaggagaagaagatgatgatgatgatgaagaggaggaaggattAGAAGATATTGATGAAGAAGGGGATGAGGATGAAggtgaagaagatgaagatgatgatgaaggggaggaaggagag